In Leptospira levettii, the genomic window GCGTAACAGCCATAAATATTCAAATACTAAGTCACAGAACTCAGGATCTGATAACATGTGTTCTGCTAATGATTTAAGATCTTCCCCTTTATCAATGGAGGAAAAAAATGATAAAAGCTCATTTGGCGATGCGTTTTTCCAAAATTGAGAGGCCTTCCATCGCATGACTATTCATAGTGTGAAAAAAGAACAAAGTCAATTGAAATTTAGATCGTTCTTTTTTTTAGTATATTAATATACATTCCAATACGAACTAAGGAGAAGATTTTTACAAATTTTTCCTCTAGAACCAGTATTAATCGTTAGGATTGAATCATACGTATGTGGCACAGCCACTATCTTTCCGTTAGGTGTTAAAACACCATCTCCCCATTTATTTCCACTTCCAATACCAGTATTATGTGTTGTATAAGCAAAACTGACAGGATCTATCGCAAGTATATCTGTGATATCAGCAGGAATTGCGATTATCCTACCATCTGCAGAAAAAATTCCACCCCTCCATTTTCCTGTCCCTCCGACTGGAGAAACACGTAAAGATACGGAATCGTTAGAAGGGTCTAAAAAGATAAAATCTGAATCGTTGGAGGGAATACCAACTAACATACCATCAGATGTAACAACCGAATGCCTCCACTTTCCTAACCCAGTTTTAGGTGATGGGATTGTATACGTTCTTTCCGAATAAGGATCCAATACAAAAATAGAATCGATATCAACAGGGAATGCATAAATTTTTCCATTGGGAGCAAGCACTCCCCCTTCCCACATATTTGATAATGACACAGGAGAAGGAATCGTTCGAATCAAATCAGTTTGTGGGTCTATGACTAAAATTTGATTTGCCGAATTGGGAATTCCATAAATGAGACCGTTCGGAGCAAGCACACCACCACGCCACTTACCAACACCTGTTAGTGGGGAATTTAAAAAATAACTTTGATTTGTGAGTGGATTAAAAACAAGGATTTGGTTTGCATCCCTTGGAATTCCATAAATTTTACCATTTGGTGCGAGAACTCCCCCTTCCCATTGTGCCGATCCAGTCGATGTTGTATTCACATTGCTAGAGGAATTTTGTGTTGGATCAATGACGAGAAGATCGGAACGATTGTAAGGAAGAGAATACACCAACTCTTGGTTCGAGAGAACACCACCAAGCCATTTTGCTAAACCAGTTTCCGGTTGGGTGAATGTTTGAAAACTCACTCCGTCAGTACCTAATGCAGCTTGTTTTTTAAGTTCTTCCGCCACATACTTCCAACGTCGAGGTTGGATGATGGAAAGTGGGTCCATATCACAGATTGATTTATTGGGAGCTCGTGAACCACAAAACTCTCGGTCATCATCAGTAAGGATCCGTGCTAGATAAAAATCGCGGAAGGATTCTGAGTTAGGATCACAACCATTCCCAAGTTTTGGGAGTTGGCAATTCAGGATCAGTAACGATACAAGGAGAATTACGTATTTATAATATTGGTTTCCTCGAATTTCCAATCCAAACCCTCTAGATAGAATGATTCCAACCTAGATCGTTAATTTGTCAAATGAAAGAAATTTCTTGCCATTAAGGAACTGTCTCAAGTTTTTTTCAGAATACAAATGAAGATCTGAAAGATAAAATGAAATCGGTGTTTCGTATGTAGAGTCAGACAAAAAGAAATAACCAAGTTCCATACGAATTTAATTTCATTGACGTAGAGCAAAAAGACAATTTATTTGAGACGTCGTCATGGTGAAGTCCCTTACCTTTTTTGATTCCCTTCCTTTTTCTCAGGACTTGTCCCTAGTATACACAATCATTTATAGATAGAACCAATCCTCAATGAAATCGAACACAGAACATTTAAACCTTAGAGTGAGTTCCCAAACAAACTCTGGATCCGAAAAATTCCAAACAGCAAATATAGCGAGGTGTATCTATACCCTTGTCATGGTATTGGTTTTTTACCACTTCCAATTACCTTGGATTGTTGCGATTGGTTCAGTACATTTAGTTTTTTCAGTGATTTGGTTTTTACTCATCCACTTCGACATCTTAGTAGAAAAAGATGTTTGGTGGAGTGGTTACGTTCCAGCAACTTTCGATTTGATATGGCTCACTGTCCTTGCTTATGGTACAGGGCATATCACTTCTTTTTTTATACTAGGTTACCTTGGCTCAATTGCCCTTAGCAGTATGTCTCTTGATCGAAATTATGGCGTTTACAATGCCTTTTTAGCAACTGTGTTATTTAGTGCAATGGGTTTTTTTGTGTACTATGATGTTATACCACTCGTAAATATCTTAATGCCACCTGTAAAACCTACATTACTCAGTATCTTTATTTCGTCGTTATTACTTGGTGGAAGTGCATTCATAGTAAATCAAATCGTTTCAAAGTTGTTCTCTTCATTAACGGATGTGAACGAAAAATTATTAGCAATTGCGATGACCGATCCACTAACAGGAATTTCAAATCGGAGATCTTTTTTTTCCAATTTAGAAATTGAAATGGCAAGGCAACACCGTAGCACATCACCCTATCCCATTGCATTCCTTTTGTTTGATTTAGATCTCTTCAAATCCATCAATGATACATATGGACATGAAATCGGAGACTTAGTACTCATTGAATTTGCAAGTGTCTTAAAAACGTCCTTACGAAAACAAGACTTTCCTGCGAGATGGGGTGGCGAAGAATTTTTGGTGTTATTACCCAATACCGATTTGGATGGAGCCATTGCCACCGCTGAAAAAATCAGAAGCACATTCCATTCCTTAAAGATACCGATGAAAGGTAAGGAACTCCAATGTTCTACTAGTGTAGGGATCTCCATCCTTAGGGACCAAAATACGAATCCAGAATCTGCCATCAATCTTGCAGATGAATATTTATACGAAGCAAAACGAAAAGGTAGAAACCAAGTTTATTCTGAGAAAAATCTTTGATCACCTCATCAGATAGAGTGGATTTTATAAATTGGTAACAACAGAACTGGTATTAAACATTACGAAAATTCTTTAACGAGTCTGTCAAAACCAGCATTTGTCCCTTCGATTCTACCTTCAATTTCGATTTTTTGGACTCCTTCATCGGAAACTTTTCCCAAGAGTACAATTTGTTCGGTAAATGACATTTTCGTTCTACCCTCTATTAACGTATCAAAAATGACAGTAACCAAAGAAACGGAAATTCGGATATCATTCATATACATACCAAATGCATACACAATTCTTTCATTTGGAATGATATCATAATAAGTAGCATCAAAAACATGTCTATTTCCAGAAGGTGTGATGACTAAATTAGATTCTTTTCCACCCACTTTAAAATCCATACTGAACTCTACAGTTTTCCAATCATCATGACATGAAAACCATCTACGTTTTGACTCTGGGTTTGCCCAAGCTGCAAAAACTTTTTCTCTTGAAGCAGGTAAAATTCTTTCAATCGTAAAAGATGTATTGTTGACTACCATTTGGTTTTTTTATACTCCATCCGAGTTTTCTTCTGACGTTTCAATTAAAAATTGGCTCAATCGATCAAAACTACGATTCCAAGCAGACTTCCTTTCATCTAACCATGCATTGATGCCACTCAATTTAGAAAAATTTAATTCGTATGTTCGAACTCTGCCTGATTTATTGGAATGCACTAATCCACCATTTTCTAAAACTTTTAAATGTTTTAATACTGAAGGTAACGCCATATCCAATGGTTCAGCTAATTCCTTAACGGAAGCAGAGCCCAAACTCAATCGTTCTACCATTTGCAAACGACTCGGATCAGCGAGTGCATGAAAAATTTGGTCTAGTCCAGGATCGGTCAGTTTCATAATGGAATCAATTCAGTGTCTAAAAACCAGAAATAAAGTCCTTACTTTTTTTCTTTCAAAAATCTTTTTGGAATTTGATCAAAAAATGGATACATATGGAAAAAAGGTTCTGCTTCGTCTAATGTCCGCTTTACGGAACTTTTTTCTAACAATCTTTCAAAATAATTGGTTAGCTTTGGGTAATCCTTTTGAAAACTCAAAAGAGTATCTGCATAAAACAAAGCAGGTACTGCAGCACAATCTGCCATGGTAAAAGTATCGGAAACAATATATTTTTTTGCATCCAATTGTTTTTCTAACATACCATAGGCGACAGACAAACGTTCATATGCTCGTTCCACACCAAATGGATCTTTTTGTCCTTCAAGTCGAATGCGATCCAAAACAATTTTTTGAACAGAATCACTGATGTACAAATCAAAAAATCGGTCCCAAAGCCTGACTTCAATGGCTTTTTGTGGTTCAGATGGTAGTAAATTGGCTGTCCCTGGATAGTATTCGCAAATGTATTCAATGATGACACTTGTTTCAGGGATGATTTGATTCTGCATCCGATCCCGTAATAATGGAATTTTCCCGACAGGCCAATAGGCAAATAATTCTGATCTCGATTCTTCCTCGGATAGGTCTACGAACCTTGGTTTGAATTCCGTTCCATTTTCATACATTGCAATGAGGACCTTGTGGCAAAAGGAAGCGAGCAGGTGGTAGTAAAGGAGCAGGTTTTTAGAGCTATTGTTATCCATTTGGCTAACTTTTCAAATCAAACCCGCCTGGCAATCCAAATAGTTATCTATTTGGGTAAGTATTCATCTTTTCCCACACATTCCCACCTTGGGGAACAAAAACATGAACATTCTAGCAAAAAAATGTTAGCCACTGGGTTCTTTCTTTGCAAATGAGGTGGGTGTGATAAAGGGGGAAGCGCCACCTGCCCACGAGCCACTCCCCTCCACCCTAACTCGGGAGGGGGATTTTAGATTCACAGCAACATTATGTCTCATAACAAGCCTCTTCTTCCGGGCGAGCCCCGAGCACGGTCCTTCAAACTGCATTGGTTTCGTGTTTCTTGTGACGATTCGTTGATCGGGGTCAGGCTATCCAGGGCTTCGGTCGCAAAATGCGACCGCTGTCGCGCCCTTTCTATCCTTCTCGCATGGTAGTCTCTTGTAACTCAATTCCTATATAGAAGAATGAATTCACCAACACACTTCTAAAAATGATCGTTCCATCCTTTGTCTTGTTTCAAATTCCAGAATCTCATTTGTATGTTTCAAAGTGATATCGATGTCGTCCCAACCATTGCGGATCCGATTGACGGATGCGGAATCCAATTGGAATGGAAAGGTATGTTCTAAAGTTTTCACTTCCAATCTTTCTAAATCAATTTGGATCTCTACAACTCCTTGTTTGGAAACCCATTCTTGTAAAGTTTGAATATCTCCTTCTGGCAATCGAACGAGTGCGATTCCATTTTTGGCAGCATTGATCGAAAATATATCTGCAAAAGAGGGAGCAATAATCACTTTGAATCCAAAATCGGCGAGTGCCCAAGGTGCATGTTCCCGACTCGAACCACATCCAAAATTTTTTCCGGCAATGAGAATACTTGCATGTGAATATCCCTCTTGGTTCAAAACAAATTCTGGATTCAACACCTTTCCTTCAAAATCTAAATACCGCCAATCGTGGAATAAATGATTTCCAAAACCATTTTTATCGATTAACTTCATAAATTGTTTAGGAAGGATTTGGTCTGTGTCAATGTCCTCTCTTGGAATGGATACAACCACACCTGAATGGATAGTCCAATGATTTGTTTTCATGCGAATCTCCTTACATCTGTTAACTTTCCAGTGATTGCTGCTGCAGCTGCCATTGAAGGACTCACTAAATGTGTCCTACCTCCTCTTCCTTGCCTTCCTTCAAAGTTTCGATTAGAAGTAGAGGCACATCTTTCTCCTGGTTGTAAAACATCGTCATTCATGGCAAGGCATAAGGAACAACCAGGTTCTCTCCATTCAAATCCTGCTTCTAAAAAGATTTTGTCCAAACCTTCTCGTTCTGCTTGGCGTTTGACTCCACGAGATCCAGGGACCACAAGAGCTTGTACACTCGGATGAACTTTTTTCCCCATCGCCACTTCAGCAGCAGATCGTAAGTCTTCAATTCTACCATTCGTACAAGATCCAATAAACACCTTATCGATGTTAATTTCAGAAATGGGAGTTCCAGGTTTTAAATCCATATACACCAAAGCATTTTTTGCAGATTCTTTTTTCTTGTTATCTTCTATCTCTTCAGGATTTGGAATGACCGCACTGATAGGTAAAGTCTGTGATGGATTTGTCCCCCAAGTGACTTGTGGTTCAATTTTCGAAATATCCAACTCAATCTCTTGGTCAAAAATTGCGTCGACATCTGAAAAAAATGTTTTCCAATATTCGACTGCTTTTAAAAAACTTTCCCCTTTAGGAATAAGTTTTTTATCTCTTAAATATTCAAATGTAATCTTGTCTGGTGCAATCAGACTCGCCCGAGCACCAGCTTCGATACTCATATTACATAAAGTCATCCGAGCTTCCATAGACAATGATTCAATCCATTCTCCTGAATATTCTATCGTGTATCCTCTTCCTCCGGATGTTCCAATTTTTGCAATGAGTGCAAGGATAATATCTTTTGCCGTAATCCCAAATCCTGGTCTTCCAATAAATCGAACTAACATTGATTTGGTTTTTGTCTGTTTTAAGGTTTGTGTCGCGAGAACATGTTCCACTTCACTTGTACCAATTCCAAATGCTAAGGCTCCAAAAGCACCATGGGTTGCTGTGTGAGAATCCCCGCATACAATGACTGAACCTGGGATTGTAAAACCTATCTCTGGACCAACAACGTGAACAATCCCTTGATTGGGATCCTCTGGACCATACAATTGAATTCCAAACTCTTTGCAGTTTTTCTCCATTGTATCAATTTGCAAACGTGAGACTGGACCTGCAGCATCTCTGTTTTTTCGATCTCTTGTGGAAACATTGTGATCCACAACTCCAAAACAAAGATCTTTCCTTCTTACATTCCGATTTTTAGTTCTTAACCCTTCAAATGCTTGGGCGGATGTCACCTCGTGAAGGATATGCCTATCCACGTATAATATTGTTTCAGAATCAGAACTTTCTATGATCCGATGGTTTTCCCAAATTTTGTCGTATAGAGTTTGTGCCATATTTTCCTCTTGGTAAATACGATATCAAAATTATCAGCATAATGCAAATAAATTGGTTTTATAAATTCTATAACTATAAGTTATATGATAATTATGGAATTCAGACAGATTACTTACTTTCTAGAAATCGCAGAATCAGGAACATTTCAAAAAGCAGCAAGTCGATTGGGATTAACACAACCAGCACTCTCCAAACAAATGTTCCTTCTTGAAAAGGAATTGGGGATCACTGTATTGGAAAGAGGAGGAAGGTCGGTTCGACTCACACATGAAGGGGAAAGGTTTTATCAATATTCAGTTAGGATGAAAGAGTTGTGGGAAGAAATCCAAAATGCGTTTTCAAAAGAAAATGAATTAAAAGGTAACTTTTCTATTTCAGCAGGTGGAACAGTATCCGCTTGGATCTTACCTCAAATCCTAAAAGATATTTTAAAAAAAAGACCTGGGCTTTCTCTTTCTGTTCGAGAAGGAGATGCTTCTGAAACAAAGAACGCAGTATTAAAGGGCGAAGTTGATCTTGGTATCTTAACAGGACCTATTTCTGAACCGAGTTTGAATGTATTGGAATTTTTATCTGACAAAATCTATCCTGTTGCCGCAAAAGACCATCCGATCTTTCAAAAAACAAAAATCAAAATTGAGGATATAAAAAAACAACCTTTTGTATGTTTCCACCCAGGATCAGCCCTGAGAAAAGCTGTCGAAAAAAAAATTAAATCGTTTTCAAAAGATTTTGGTCCAAACATCGCCATGGAACTTAGGAGTGTGGAATCTGTGATTCAATCATTAGAAGCAGGACTCGGGATTGGATTTTTATCTGAATATTCAATTAACTCCAAATTGAAAAAAATTAATTTCCAAGACTGGAACACCGAACGAAAATTTTATCTCTGTTATCGCAAAAAATCGGGACCAACACTTGCTTACCTAGCAGAAGAAATACTTAAATCTGCTGAAAAATGGAAATTGGAACGGGAGTAAGTGATCAAATGAAACTTTATAGAATATCTAACAAAGAGTATGCGAAGCAAATTCAAAAAAAGGATTATTGTTCCACACAGATTAACTGCTGATTACTTAAATTACAAGGATCAGGTGTCCAACCAGCTGTAATATCAGCAATCAATGTAGAATTTCCTTGCCCCATCACTCCCGTAAAGGATCCAGTTGCACTTCGCCACAAGTCACAAGTATTACTTGTATTTGTTGTCCAATTGGTATTTAATCCAGTCCAATACTTTGAATTGACGGAGAATCTCACTGACAAGGCAGTTACGAATAATCCCGCCGAATTCGTTGTACTAATAATTCCTTCTGATTGGCGATATGTCCGATTCGGTGCAAATACCCAATCGATTTGTCCATCACCTACATTGGCAGTGTTCGATGCGTTTCTCGTTACCCCATCAACTACCATCGCCTTATAATTTCCAGTTCCAGGATAATTCCCATCAGCCATACACGAAGTATCAAAATTCTTTGCACTTCCTGGGTTTGGAGGGTATCCAGCAATCGTTAGGAACAAATTACAAGGATTACATGTGGGAGCACAAGTAACGGAAACCGAATTTACATCAGAATTTTTAACGATGCCATCACCATTGGTGACCGTACATAAAAAACCGGCAGGTTGGCTTGAGACCTTTACTGTATACGAAGATCCGCTGGTGAGTAAGTTCAAAAAATAAAAATTTTTACTGCCACTCTCAACTGGTAAAGTAACAATTCCATTGAGAGAAAGTTTTAATCCAGAACTATTCAATCCTGTTATTGATCCAGTAACTGAATAAGGGATGATGTTTGAAATATAATCTTTCCCACAAAGAGGAGAGTTATCCTTAGTAAGGATTTTCGAAATTTGTACTTCTTTAAAGGTATCTGAATTTGGATCACAAAGATTGTTATTTTCTAATGGCTTACAATCTTTTAAAATTAGAATCAATAAAGAAAATTGGAAGACGAGAAGTAAAAATCTTTGCCTCTTGGGATTCATTTTGAAGCCTATTGGAAATGATTTTTGATTTCTCAATTCTATGCAATAAATTATTGCATAGGATTGGATTTTATTCAAAAGGAACTGTATTCGATTTGTAGTAAATTATGCTTATATCCTTACGTCTCGTTTAAAAATTAAATCGATAATTTGCACCAACTTGAACATAGGTAAGGATTGTCTTTGAATCCAATAACATGGGGATGAGAATTTGTGGAACATATACTTTCACTAAAATTTGAGAAGGGTCAGAATTCCCCCCACCTCCATCGTTTTCTGAAATATAACCTGATCCCAATTTATTTTTTAAGACCATATTACTTGCTTCCAAAAAGAAACTAACATCACCTTTGATCTTTGTGGAAAATTTTACATTCACTTCTGTTCCAGTAGATTTCCATTGGTAGTCCAACCCAAATGGTCGGTATTTAAATGGCGACGCATCAAAACTAAACTCATTATTTTGAAATGAGGAAGGTCCTTGCATATCCAAATGTAAAATCTGACCTTGCAGTGTGAATCGATCCCAAAATTTCCATTCATAACCAATCCCAACACTATACCCTTTGAGTGAATGACTTGATTCACGGTAACTAATACGATTAGGATTCACGCCAGTACTTGTGAAAGCACCAATACTATCCACTTCGTGATTGGATCTAGTCCAAATACGTTCCACACCTGCTACAATTTGAAAGTCAAAGAAAGGGTGTGGGTAAGGAGTAAATCCAATCCGAGAGGATACTTTTTGAAACTTTGTATCACCATGTCCAAATAATGCATTCGATGTTCGCTCTGTACTAGTAGAAGAACCGCCGCCTCCACCGAAAGCCAGAGTTTGGAATCCACTTACATTATAATTTCCATTCGCTTCTGTCCCGCGAATTTCAAACGTAAATCGATTCCACGCATAAAACAATCGAGGTGTAAAACTGTGATTTTTGGTTTTGTAAGGTGTAGTTTGTAACTCGGTTTGTCCACCTCCAAACAGAAGTCCTGCGAATTGAATGGTTTGGAAGAAAGGACGGAGTTCCATCTGGTTCTCTCCACTTCCGACTCCTAAGGAACCTTCTAGATAATGGCGTTTTGCATTTGAAAGTTGTTCTTCTCTTTTTTTGAGTTTATCTTCTTTGGCCTTGAGTTCTTCTGCTTCCTGTTTTTGTTTTTCAGCAAGTTCCTTTTCTTCTCTCAGTTTTTTTTCTTTCTCTGAAGGTTGAGGTTCTTTTTTGAGAGCCGCAGTATCTGTTTTACGCCCATATAAAACTTTTTGGATCGACGTCTTTGGATACACTTTTGTATTTCCGTCTGCCAGCTTAATCGTCACTGAATCCTTATCTTGGGCTAAAACAGAACCTTCTATTTTTTCTCCTGACTTAAAAAGAATGGTTTCACTACGAAGGGAAAGATTGGCAAAAAGAAGAATGGTAAATAGCAAAAGTAAATATTGTTTCATAAAGTGGGCAAACGGATTCCTAACGTCCTTATATGATAACACATAAACGGGAATACTGCAATTCGATTCAAGAAATCTGAGAACAATTTTAAAGTAAAATTATATAGCCAATTGAATCAACTCGAGTTCTTCCTTATGTTAAAAATACCATAACTTACGTTTTCGAAAGATCCAAAACCAACTAAAATCAAAATACTTGGCTATGCAGATTTCCGAAAAATAATGGCTGGAATTTAGGGAAAGTTCCTATCAAAACCACAAAGAGTGAGTAAACAATCACTTTCACAAGAGCTAAACTTCGAAAATCATCACAGACCTTTAATTTTGAAAAATTGACAGAAAAAAAAGCAAATTCGCCATTCAAATTTTGGTCTCTTATGATAAATTTGTATGGTATGAAGTCACTAACACTTTTCGTTTTCACTTTCCTATTCTTTAGTTTCATAACCAATCATGCTCAGACTGGAAGTACATCGAACGAACTCAGAAAAAAGCACTTCCGCTTAAATCATCATGGCGTCGCACTCGATGGATATGATCCAGTTTCATATTTCTCTGACAAACCTACGAAAGGGAAAAGTGAACTTAGCTTCGAATACAAGGGAATCATTTATCATTTTACATCCATCGAAAACAGAAAGAAATTTGAGAAAAATCCAGAAAAATTTGAACCCGAATATGGTGGTTGGTGTGCCTTTGCAATGGGAGAAAACGGAGATAAGGTTGAAGTGGATCCAATGAGGTATAAAATTATCAATGGAAAAATCAATTTATTCTATAATGGAATTTTGGGTGATACTTTAATACCGTGGAATGAAAACGAAAAAGAATTAATTCCTAAAGCAAACGCAAATTGGAATATGGTAATGAAATAACAATACTTAGTTAGTAGGTAATAAATTTATAAAATTTTCCATAATAAAATAGAAAACAAGATTCTAGTCCATCATCCATTCGAATCATTCAAAAGATGAAGGTTATCGATTCACCTGC contains:
- a CDS encoding GGDEF domain-containing protein encodes the protein MKSNTEHLNLRVSSQTNSGSEKFQTANIARCIYTLVMVLVFYHFQLPWIVAIGSVHLVFSVIWFLLIHFDILVEKDVWWSGYVPATFDLIWLTVLAYGTGHITSFFILGYLGSIALSSMSLDRNYGVYNAFLATVLFSAMGFFVYYDVIPLVNILMPPVKPTLLSIFISSLLLGGSAFIVNQIVSKLFSSLTDVNEKLLAIAMTDPLTGISNRRSFFSNLEIEMARQHRSTSPYPIAFLLFDLDLFKSINDTYGHEIGDLVLIEFASVLKTSLRKQDFPARWGGEEFLVLLPNTDLDGAIATAEKIRSTFHSLKIPMKGKELQCSTSVGISILRDQNTNPESAINLADEYLYEAKRKGRNQVYSEKNL
- a CDS encoding SRPBCC family protein, giving the protein MVVNNTSFTIERILPASREKVFAAWANPESKRRWFSCHDDWKTVEFSMDFKVGGKESNLVITPSGNRHVFDATYYDIIPNERIVYAFGMYMNDIRISVSLVTVIFDTLIEGRTKMSFTEQIVLLGKVSDEGVQKIEIEGRIEGTNAGFDRLVKEFS
- a CDS encoding ArsR/SmtB family transcription factor, which encodes MKLTDPGLDQIFHALADPSRLQMVERLSLGSASVKELAEPLDMALPSVLKHLKVLENGGLVHSNKSGRVRTYELNFSKLSGINAWLDERKSAWNRSFDRLSQFLIETSEENSDGV
- a CDS encoding glutathione S-transferase family protein; this translates as MDNNSSKNLLLYYHLLASFCHKVLIAMYENGTEFKPRFVDLSEEESRSELFAYWPVGKIPLLRDRMQNQIIPETSVIIEYICEYYPGTANLLPSEPQKAIEVRLWDRFFDLYISDSVQKIVLDRIRLEGQKDPFGVERAYERLSVAYGMLEKQLDAKKYIVSDTFTMADCAAVPALFYADTLLSFQKDYPKLTNYFERLLEKSSVKRTLDEAEPFFHMYPFFDQIPKRFLKEKK
- the leuD gene encoding 3-isopropylmalate dehydratase small subunit; amino-acid sequence: MKTNHWTIHSGVVVSIPREDIDTDQILPKQFMKLIDKNGFGNHLFHDWRYLDFEGKVLNPEFVLNQEGYSHASILIAGKNFGCGSSREHAPWALADFGFKVIIAPSFADIFSINAAKNGIALVRLPEGDIQTLQEWVSKQGVVEIQIDLERLEVKTLEHTFPFQLDSASVNRIRNGWDDIDITLKHTNEILEFETRQRMERSFLEVCW
- the leuC gene encoding 3-isopropylmalate dehydratase large subunit; the encoded protein is MAQTLYDKIWENHRIIESSDSETILYVDRHILHEVTSAQAFEGLRTKNRNVRRKDLCFGVVDHNVSTRDRKNRDAAGPVSRLQIDTMEKNCKEFGIQLYGPEDPNQGIVHVVGPEIGFTIPGSVIVCGDSHTATHGAFGALAFGIGTSEVEHVLATQTLKQTKTKSMLVRFIGRPGFGITAKDIILALIAKIGTSGGRGYTIEYSGEWIESLSMEARMTLCNMSIEAGARASLIAPDKITFEYLRDKKLIPKGESFLKAVEYWKTFFSDVDAIFDQEIELDISKIEPQVTWGTNPSQTLPISAVIPNPEEIEDNKKKESAKNALVYMDLKPGTPISEINIDKVFIGSCTNGRIEDLRSAAEVAMGKKVHPSVQALVVPGSRGVKRQAEREGLDKIFLEAGFEWREPGCSLCLAMNDDVLQPGERCASTSNRNFEGRQGRGGRTHLVSPSMAAAAAITGKLTDVRRFA
- a CDS encoding LysR family transcriptional regulator; translation: MEFRQITYFLEIAESGTFQKAASRLGLTQPALSKQMFLLEKELGITVLERGGRSVRLTHEGERFYQYSVRMKELWEEIQNAFSKENELKGNFSISAGGTVSAWILPQILKDILKKRPGLSLSVREGDASETKNAVLKGEVDLGILTGPISEPSLNVLEFLSDKIYPVAAKDHPIFQKTKIKIEDIKKQPFVCFHPGSALRKAVEKKIKSFSKDFGPNIAMELRSVESVIQSLEAGLGIGFLSEYSINSKLKKINFQDWNTERKFYLCYRKKSGPTLAYLAEEILKSAEKWKLERE
- a CDS encoding DUF1554 domain-containing protein, producing the protein MNPKRQRFLLLVFQFSLLILILKDCKPLENNNLCDPNSDTFKEVQISKILTKDNSPLCGKDYISNIIPYSVTGSITGLNSSGLKLSLNGIVTLPVESGSKNFYFLNLLTSGSSYTVKVSSQPAGFLCTVTNGDGIVKNSDVNSVSVTCAPTCNPCNLFLTIAGYPPNPGSAKNFDTSCMADGNYPGTGNYKAMVVDGVTRNASNTANVGDGQIDWVFAPNRTYRQSEGIISTTNSAGLFVTALSVRFSVNSKYWTGLNTNWTTNTSNTCDLWRSATGSFTGVMGQGNSTLIADITAGWTPDPCNLSNQQLICVEQ
- a CDS encoding LA_0442/LA_0875 N-terminal domain-containing protein — translated: MKQYLLLLFTILLFANLSLRSETILFKSGEKIEGSVLAQDKDSVTIKLADGNTKVYPKTSIQKVLYGRKTDTAALKKEPQPSEKEKKLREEKELAEKQKQEAEELKAKEDKLKKREEQLSNAKRHYLEGSLGVGSGENQMELRPFFQTIQFAGLLFGGGQTELQTTPYKTKNHSFTPRLFYAWNRFTFEIRGTEANGNYNVSGFQTLAFGGGGGSSTSTERTSNALFGHGDTKFQKVSSRIGFTPYPHPFFDFQIVAGVERIWTRSNHEVDSIGAFTSTGVNPNRISYRESSHSLKGYSVGIGYEWKFWDRFTLQGQILHLDMQGPSSFQNNEFSFDASPFKYRPFGLDYQWKSTGTEVNVKFSTKIKGDVSFFLEASNMVLKNKLGSGYISENDGGGGNSDPSQILVKVYVPQILIPMLLDSKTILTYVQVGANYRFNF
- a CDS encoding YHS domain-containing (seleno)protein, whose product is MKSLTLFVFTFLFFSFITNHAQTGSTSNELRKKHFRLNHHGVALDGYDPVSYFSDKPTKGKSELSFEYKGIIYHFTSIENRKKFEKNPEKFEPEYGGWCAFAMGENGDKVEVDPMRYKIINGKINLFYNGILGDTLIPWNENEKELIPKANANWNMVMK